The Panthera leo isolate Ple1 chromosome A3, P.leo_Ple1_pat1.1, whole genome shotgun sequence genome contains the following window.
TTCAAGCAAAATATTCAAGGTCTAGAAAGCAACATGTGGTAAGTGCAGActaaaagggaagggagggcaggaagaagagactgaaggaaaaaatattttttagtggcTACTGTGTGTCAAGCTCTGTGATAGATCAAGACAGATCAAATGCAGCAACAATCCTTTAAGTAGGTATTACTGCCTCCATTATGAAGAAACTGatttttagagagacaaagtGCTTTGTTCAGGAAAGCAAAGTTGGTAGGAGAAAAGAGTGCAAATTAAGATCCAGGTCTCTTAACTCCTACATCAACAGTTCCAAATTACCAAAGCATTTAGTGATatcttttttcatataaatattacatGGCATTGTGttaaaacataacaaataatatgtaaacaaatataattttaaatctccattagaattattttatatttccatatgcAGAGTAAAAAAGTTTCACAGATAAATGttattctacatttatttaagGGTTTTAGGTTAAGATAATGGATTGAGCACATATATCTAGTATCATTCCCTCTTGAAACTATACTAAAAggggaaaaacttttttttaaaagaggcataaaaaatggaaactaaaCCACAAAATAATCATGCATTTTGAGAACACTGCACACGCCTGGGAGAAACTAAGTAGCAGAAAAATACATAGAGGCCATATAGGTTGCTCACTATGGAAAGGAGAACTGATCCCTAAGtgacacattaaaaatgtataaatatgaaGGCACACCTCAGCATTCACCACAAGAAGTGATAACTAAAGGCTCAGTGAGCTCTGGATGAAACCCCTGAGCCTTCTCAGAATACAGATAATGCAGATCAGGTTCATTCTCATTACTCACATACCTTACACTATTGTCAGTAATGTAAGCCCCAATGTATATATGAAatcatgaataaaacagaaaaaaaaataacactatcaAAAGAACCAGCAACAAAAGTCTGATCCTAAACTCTGTAAGTTTAGATCAGACACATGAAATAAAGAGAGTAAGTGTAATGACAAAAAAGCCATTTACAAGAATCAAAGTATTCTTTTGTATAAGATAACTGTAtagttttggagaaaataaagtttgatGAAAgttatttcctcatctttatagTAATTGTCAGTTGTGACACTTTATGAATGATGGTATTTTCATATCATTCTTTGTGGCCTGCATGGTGTATAGATAACTATATATTCTATATCAcaaaatacaatgttttatttcattgataatagaattttctttaaaaaagaggcTTAAACAGAAGAACAGAAGATGGGACAACAGCAACATaattttggaagctggaaagcagatAAACAAGAGCTAAGTAACACGGCAGATCTTTCTACCAAAAGTGACAAAAGAGGTCAAGATCTCTACATTTAGCAATCAATTCTCATTTAGGCCATTGAATCACTTCTCTGCCTGGCATCCCCTCTGCTTTACTCTCTCCACAGAATAAactactaggaaaaaaaaaaaaagaataaactgttaGAATTCCTACGTTTAAAGTAATTCACAAAGTCTTATTTAATGGGGTAGCAATTCTAAAGGTGTGGCTAATGGGCTCCTGAGGGTCCCAGCAACTCTTCCAGAAGAATGGAAGgtcaaaacaatttcatttttcttttctattcttttcttcccttcccttcttttctttccttcttcccttcccttctttcctcccttccctgttaatgtttatttatttattttgagagagagagagcgtgagcaggagaggggcaaagagagggagaaagagaattctaagcaggctctgcactgttagtgcagagcctgatgcggggcttgatcccatgaactatgagatcatgacttgagccaaaaccgagtcagatgcctaactgactgagccacacaggcgccccgatAAAATTCTATCCttaagcaaaaattagaattttggaaaagttGTGTCTACCACTGTAAGGTTGACAGTTTTCTAGCACACATTTCTGATGAGATAGGAGGTGATATTAAAGAATGTGATTTTCTGTTAGTGTACAGTAAGATGTGTCAACATTTAGAAGATCAGCAAAACTCAGTGAACCAGTATTCTCCAAATGATCATGCATGGGTAAAAAGATTCACCCAAAGTGACTTTTAATGAGACAGAATATGAAAAGTTCATTAAAAGGGTTTGAGATTCCTTATTGCAAcaaacctttaagaaactactacTTGTTGAACGTAGGTGTAGATCAGAGAAGAATAGCCACAATCATCTGAAAAAGCTACTAAAatactcttccttttctgggcgccagcgtctgactctggatcttgactcaggtcacgatcgcacggtttgtgagtttgagccccacatcaggctctgcactgacagggtagatcctgcttgggattccatgtctccctctttctctgcatctcccccactcaccatctttccctctctctcaaaaataaacatttattaaaaataaatacataaaataaaagtcttctgtTTCCAATTAAATATCTGTTTAAGgccttatttttttcatatgctttaaCCAAAACAATGTTATCAGAACAGACTGAATGCAGAAAGCAGATAGGAGAATCCAGCCTCCACTAAGCCAGATATTAAAGCTACttacacaaatgtaaaataatgccactcatcacttttttgttttgaaaaagattttttttctacaaaacatattatttatgttaaaatgtatttggctttacttttaaatgaacaaaaatatgtatttaaaatttttattttaatttctaacatgGTAAGTATTGATAAATATAACCCACATAAAGACATCTCTTTGGGacctgagaccaaaaagtttgagaactgctgtacTAGAGAATAAATTATATACTTCCCTGAAAAGCTGTAAACTACTTATGAGTGGTATGGgatcttttctttcatcttcctttcttgtaacatttattgagcatgcaCAATACTAACATGCTGATCATCTTAAAGGAAGTAGCATAACTTAAAAGCAATTCCACGACAAGAAATAGTTATGATGAATATATAGCTACTGATGATATCTACAtaccaaaaataaagtttatgatAAGAAACAAAGGCTATTTTCAAAATTAACCACTTACTTCTCCACCAAGAACTCTGGCCAGTAAGAAAATTGTTAGGGAACCAAATATCCAAATAGTTATAATCCATGAGACcaccttaagggaaaaaaaattcatgcaaTTAATAACTTTGTACCAAAAAATTGATTAATTTCCCAGGAAGTCAATTCTCTTCTAATATAAGACAGCTTGGTGTTTCCAATTTCAGGTTATAGAGTTTGAATTCCCAGTTATCTTTCCAAAACCTAGTAAGAATGCAATGTGTTAATACAATTTTACATCCAAACTGAAAATTTAGCAATGTTCAATTGCCTAAGGAAATCTCAGTATTTCAAGatctattataaaatattaatgcagaaaaagaacaaagtgtttACTTTGTAAACCTCTGGTTTACAGCATCTTGCAAGGAAGATTCACCACCGAAAGAAGTTATAGATCTTCTTGGGAGgtctttaaaatttacattaattaCATACGTATCTAAGTGATGGAATGTGGAAGACTTTCAGACAATTTTAACTCCTGAGACAATATAATAATGATACATGCCTCCACTTCTAAGTTTCATCTGCTTCGAGGTTCTAGAGATAATGAAGCCCCAAAAGCAAAATAAGCACAATTATTGCCCAGATCCTGATTTCTAAATATCATTCCCTGATAAAAGAACGAGGATTCCTTTGATAAGCAATTGATTCTAGGGATGGAGCACGGAAGATAAAAGATGAGCCCAGAACACTCTGTAGaattagaaggaaaggaaatgttcaaaaaaagGATGGGAATATGTCGAAAGGACACAGAAGCTAACCTAAAGAAGCTCTCATTGGCTAAAGCAGGGATAACCTCAGCAATAAAATAAGTGACAATAGCACTGGATGataatccagaaaataaaataaatattcatggttCCATACTgacataaatcaatcaatcaatgattAAGCAATGGTAAAGAAGGGATAGCTGCTCCATACAGAATACCAATTAACACATGTGGAAGgaatgaggaaaacagaaaactaccATTCTGTAAACAATAGTAGTAATTGCTGCATGCAAGATCCATCTGTAGATACTAAAATTAGTGGGCTAACGTTTGATGAGAAACACGATGTCTGCATAGTCATCAAGTATGTCTACAAGatacttattaattaaaaaaagtagggacacctgggtggctcagtcaattgagcatctgacttcagctgagattataatctcacagttcatgagttcaggccccatgttgggctctgtgctgacagcttggagcctggagcatgcttcggattctatgtctccctctgtctctgcccctcccccgctcaagctctgggctctctctctcaaaaatgaataaaacatttaaaaaattatttttttaaaaaagggaaaacagcaaCTTTACAGTGGAGGATTTAGGCACACACCACCTCATCACCTAACCAAGCGACCAATGTTAACAGCACCAGTAATAAGATATAtcaagggtgcctgagtggctcagttgtttcagcatctgacttttgatctcagctcaagtcatgacctcatggttcatgggattgaaccccacatcaggctctgcactgaaagcatgaagtctgcttgagattctctcttcccctctctctctctgctcctcccctgttcacatgctctctctctccaaatacataaataaacttgaaaaaaaaaagatactcatatCACATACTCCTTGATAGTATACTGAGGTGGGCACAAAGTAGTATTCTTGCTAAAAATTTATGACCCCAATCCagtcatgagaaaacatcaagCAAAACCAAAATGACCAACATTATATGGAGGTAGTAATCTGTTTTAAGCTTTAAAACCCtttgttcaggggcgcctgggtggctcagttggttaagcagccaactccggctcaggtcatgatctcgcggtccgtgagttcgagccccacgtggggctctgtgctgacagctcagagcctggagcctgcttccgattctgtgtctccctctctctctgaccctcccccgttcatgctctgtctctctctgtctcaaaaataaaataaacgtttaaaaaaaaaaacaaccctttgTTCAAAGATtatacaaaatagataaaattagaGATGCTCTAGATGAATGATTAGTGGTAGGTAGTAGACCAGCGTCCCCACTCAACTTCTTCAATTCACCTTACACTTCCAACAGAATACATGATATAAACTACTGATCTAAGTTAAATATTAGTAAGGATCTTGCTAttgggagattattctggattatccagatgaGAACTAAATGTAATCACAACTGTCCTTAAtaaaaggaagcagagggagtTTTGACTACTGTAGAGAAGAAGTTAATGTGACCATGATAACAGAGATTGTAGTAATGCTGTCAGAAATCAAGGAACACTGACAGCCTCTGGAGTGGGAAGAAGCAATCAAAAGAATGTGCCCTGGAGTCTAGACAGGaccagccctgctgacatttTAATCTTAGCTCCTTAGAActtattttggatttctgacttccagaactataaAAGCATAAATTTTCACTGTTTTAAACCACAAAACTTGTGGAAATTTGTTATAGAAGCAATGAGAAGTGAATTCATTTCCGAATCATTTTGTgatgaagttattttttattcctctaaCGCCTTAAACTAGGAATTAAGGAGTGATGTGTGTATGTTGTATTTTGATAATAAAGATAAAGCCCCCAAGAGTAGAACAAagtattatataaaaacaaatactgttggaatccttatcattatttattaatttttcaagtaaACTCTaggcaatgtggggctcaaacttatgaccccaagatcaagagtcacatgttccaccaacAAAGCCAGCAAGGTacccctaaaatatttattttaaaaaaatgaataaaaggtaaGAACACATTGAGTATTGTGCTTTAAACCCTTCATCCCGCGGGGAAAATCATAAAAGGCAAGGGCAGCTCTTTGGTCACTTCTAGTCACTATTCACTTCTGCTCAGCTGAGAGTAGTCCCATCTATTAACCCCAGTTGCCAAATACTAATACTTTCTATGTGAATGATGATGTAAAAGTATGGAAAGCATTAATCTAAGGTACTCCCTGCTTATTTAATTACGAAGAGTTCTAGAGATGAACAATACAGAAATAATGGGTATAAGTAAAGCATTTCTCGAACATAACGTAGCATTACCCTTAATATTTGgccatttttactttcaaacctcttaaaatatttcattttgtataaaGTAAGATATACTTACCCTAAACTGTCCATATAATGATatcatggaaaagaaaagaacaacagcCAGAGGGCCCCAAAAGTCAGGATTGTCTCTCACCACTTGTCTATTAAAACCAAGTGATGGCATTGGCATCAGAACACACCGGATCTTGTAGTAAATATCCTTTAGATCAATATCCAATTCCTccctataatataaaataaaagttcttaaaaGACACACACTTCTAAATACTCAGCTGCAAcataatttaagtttaaatatgaCAGTGTTGTCTCCATAGGTCAACAAAGCATTGCATCTGAAGTACTGTATTTCACAGATTCCAcagatattacattttcttttttttattttattttttattttttaaattttacatccaaattagttagcatatagtgcaacaatgatttcaggagtagattccttactgccccttacccatttagcccatccccccccccccaccacccctccaggaaccctcagtttgttctccatatttatgagtctcttctgttttgtccccctccctatttttatattatttttgtttcccttcccttatgttcatctgttttgtctctttttttttttaaatttttttttaacattttatttatttttgagacagggagagacagagcatgaacaggggagggtcagagagagggagacacagaatctgaaacaggctccaggctctgagctgtcagcacagagcccgacgcggggctcaaactcacggactgtgagatcatgacctgagccgatgtcggccgcttaaccgactgagccacccaggcgcccctgttttgtctcttaaagtcctcatatgagtgaagtcatatgatttttgtctttctctgactgactaatttcacttagcataacaccctccagttccatccatgtagttgcaaatggcaagatttcattctttttgatggctgagtaatactccattgtaaatatatataccacatcttctttatccattcatccattgatggacatttgggctctttccatactttggctattgttgctggtgctgctataaacatggagatgcatgtgtcccttcgagaCAAcacaactgtatcccttggataaatgctcagtagtgcaattgctgggtcacagggtagttctatttttagttttttgaggaacctccatactgttttccagagtggctgcaccagcttgcatcccAAGATAGTACATTTTCAACATTTCAACATCTCTAAAATTGGGATGCTTATCACAATTGCTGGTGTCTTCCCTTAGCCTGGAGGGAAGCGAAGAGCTTCCAAGATCCTCCTTTCCATTTGCCAGTCTACTGGAGGAACTACTACTTTGGGACAACTTTAAAATCTTCTGCTTGAGCCCTTCTTGACTATATTGATAATTCAGATTGCAATCCTATATGATATGGTGTGGGGTTTCCATTCTCAGGGAAAATTTTTCTTCCAACACCCCACCCATTGCCAACTTGAGATAAGCAAACATCCTTGCTGCCTCTTTATGTGTGGTGGGTTTTTTCTCATCTATTCTTACACTAAGAAGACAGCCCTTGGATATCTTAGCTTTATACTGTCTTacataatttttccttcttattgataaacataaaataattgcaTCTTAAAATCTACTGTCTTAAATTTGATGAAATGTGGTATATTAAGAAACAGAATGTTTCAGCACTTAATCTACCAGTAATTACAGAGATTAACTTGATAATGCCTCAATTTTACAGAGCTACAGGTTCCTTCTCTAGTTGTtaaattcttcactttttttgcaaatgataatcacttaaaacatttcaagtagcatgaagaaagtgaaagactCTCTGTAGTCCTTCTAGTGGTAGCTCTAGAATTTCTATATGGGAAAGATTTTAGAGTGATAACCTTTTTGGAAGTTTTAATTTGCCTTAAACTGAATTTCCACAGCAAGCACCCTGATTTTTTACTTAAACTGCATGTTTACTTGAGATAGTTATAGGCCCAAGTAAGCCCTAACATTTGgagtatacatgtgtgtgtttgtgtgtgtgtgagagagagacagaactatAATTCattcaattttagccattcattAGGTTAAAAATATCCTCCCATTATTTCAATATTTCCAATTATTAGTAAAATTGAAAAACAGCTAGAACCTTACATCAAAAAGGTTAAGATTTTCCATATTTGTCTTTAAATAACATGAAAGAATACAATAATCCCACAGACTAGTTCTAAAagtcaaaaaatacatattactatTTCTACATACAAGAGTGGCTTGTTATCTTCAGGATCATCATCTTCCACTTCCAAAAGCCAGCCATATCCTCTTTGTCTCAGAAATGTAGTAGCTGTAGATTCTTTAATAAAATCTCCACCAAGGTTTAATTTGACATCTGGGGATGCTATCGAACCACTAAGATCTTAGGAGAAGAGAGGACAAAATTATAAATCAAGGTAAAAATGTGTGAATCTTAACCAACATGAGCATCATATTCAAGTAAAAtacttaccattttttaaaaaatgttttaaatttgttttatttttgagagagagagaaaggcagagagattgggagagagaatcccaaacaggctccacgctgtcagtgcagagcccaatgcagggcttaaactcctaaactgtgagatcatgagctgagttgaaaccaagagttggatgcctaacccactgagccacccagtcacccctaaaaTAACTATCATATGAAGATCTCTAACTACGAACATCTGCTATTACATACGATCCTCATATTTTATAGCtgataaaaatctaaaaaccatcttttattttacaacaagaaaatgaaacatgagagaagtgaaaacataaaagattttaaataattagcTAGACTGGTAAAAAAAATCTAGGACTGTAACAACTTTATATGgaagatatatacaaaatatatgatatcATTTCCGATTCCCTTCATTATTACATATACTATACTCTTCAGAACAAAGTGATTATATAAATTCTTTCTAAAGGCATTACACATATACAGAAAACCTTACAGAAAATTTgctaaagaaaactacagatttttctctacatttttatgtattattcatACATCCTCTCATTTAAATCACCAAATAGCTATGTTAAGTGCTTGGTTCTGGATAAATCTGACTAGTAAGAGATCCCCACTATTTcagctaatttttttctttatatattcacattattCATCTTTTAGTTTGGGCAACAATaaatgtgttttgggtttttttgggttttgttttgtttttaggtcaGCTCTAAAAAGGagtgaagaggggtgcctgggtggcttagttggttgtaagtccaactcttgatttcagctcaggccatgatttcacagttcacaagtttgaaccTTACATCAGGCTttgcaatgacagcatggagtctgcttgagattctctctcttccctacctGTACGTGCctgctctaagtaaataaatacaaattttaaaaatcatttttaaaaaaataaaaggagtgaaGAGATTCAGTTATAGACCttacaaaataaattccattcaTAGTTTCAACTGTGCCTTAGAGATTACAGATAATCACACTTGTACAAATGCCCCATTTTCTGgttgggaaaaaatgagaatagtaaaGGACTTGAGGTCATacaggaattaagaaaaaaaaaatctgtaggcACAGACAATATGCACTATTAAACAACCATCAATGCTGTTAACCAGAAGCCACATGACTGGAGTGATACTTTAGAAaataatcttggggcgcctgggtggctcagtcggttgagcatctgacttcagctcaggtcttgatttcaaggttcgtgagttcaagccccgtgtcaggctctgcgctgacagttcagaactggagcctgcttcagattctgcgtatccctctctcgctgtccctcccccaacttgcgctgtctctctctttcagaaatgaataaacattaaaaaaaaaaaaaaattaaaaaaaaaaagaatcttggcaAGAAAAAGCACAACATTCTTAACACAGACTCTCCTTCTCTAAAGATCATATACAATATAAAGAAGAGCTTAATGTGCACATTACTCTAAATTCTAATTAGCTTAATGTGCACATTACTCTAAATTCTAGGTTAGTTTTGGAGAAGTGCTATTAAAATTTTGGCTTAAACTTCAATCAATCAGTGTCTCAATTATGAGTCACATCTTGTTCTGGCTGCGACAACTCTTGCAATTAACTGTAATAAAGTTTGCATTCTAAGGCTAAGTCCTAGTTTAGCTACTAATTAATACAGCAAATCATTAATGTCTTTTGTCTCCAGTTTGCTGTTCAAAATTCTttcctggggtgtctggatggctcagtcagttgagtgtcctactcttgatttcagctgaggtcatgattccgggtcctgggattgagccacGCATCAGGGCCCAGCTGAGCATGCAACCTGTTTAAGATCTTAAGATTCtcagggcgcatgggtggctcagtcagttgagcgtccgacttcagctcaggtcatgatctcacagtccgtgagttcgagccccacgtcaggctctgtgctgacagctcagagcctggagcctgcttcggattctgtgtctgcctctctcctgctcatgctctgtctctctctgtctcaaaaataaattaaaaaaacatttaaaaaattaaaaaaagatcttaagattctctctctccctctgcccctctctcctgcttgctcgccctttctctaaaataaataaataaataaataaattctttccaGGTTTAACAGTATATGATTCTAAAGTTTTCATAAGGGAGTTTACTCAGCTGGAAATAAAATGCAAGGCCTTTTGTATTCACTGTCCTTCCCTACTTAGTTTACAAATAGTCCCTTTAAATGTTATCATAGAATCTTGTGATTAAAATATTCTCTGAAATTAATTTCTGCTTGTTTTaatctaagtaaaaaaaaaaaaaaaacaactcaaaagagGTATAAGTTAACTATAATTCCATTTCACTAGGTACAAAGAATGCTTTTCTTGATTTAACAAGAGGAAGATTTCGATCAGGAAGTCATTAGTATGGCAGCGTCATTAAAGGTTTTAGAGTTATAAGGCAGGAAAGGACCTTGACAACTGTTTCCTGGCCTCCAGAAAGGACTGCACTTAAAATTCttaatctaaacaaacaaaagatatataaattatgGTGCAAAGAAATACTTTGATAAAGAGTCATATGGTTAGCAGTTTGTCATAGCATGGATGCCTGAACCTCAAAAAGACACCTTTAGCTTAAGATTTTGTagtatttttcattccattttcataaaGCAAGAAAAGATGACGAACATATGCAAGAATGCCAGCAATAGCAGTTTCACACGTCCCTTagtgc
Protein-coding sequences here:
- the YIPF4 gene encoding protein YIPF4, with amino-acid sequence MQPPGPPPAYSPSNGDFTFVSSADAEDLSGSIASPDVKLNLGGDFIKESTATTFLRQRGYGWLLEVEDDDPEDNKPLLEELDIDLKDIYYKIRCVLMPMPSLGFNRQVVRDNPDFWGPLAVVLFFSMISLYGQFRVVSWIITIWIFGSLTIFLLARVLGGEVAYGQVLGVIGYSLLPLIVIAPILLVVGSFEVVSTLIKLFGVFWAAYSAASLLVGEEFKTKKPLLIYPIFLLYIYFLSLYTGV